The following are encoded together in the Enterobacteriaceae endosymbiont of Plateumaris sericea genome:
- the murJ gene encoding murein biosynthesis integral membrane protein MurJ yields the protein MNLLKSLTMVSIITLLSRLLGFIRDSFIAKIFGAGVYSDSFFIAFKLPNLLRRIFAEGAFSQAFTPVLAEYKNKKSIIETKEFVSAVLGILTILLTIVVLSGIIFSSLIISIIAPGFVTTNYKLVLTSKMLKITFPYILLVSLSSLASSVLNIWKNFLVPALTPILLNICMIIIIMFFPSYFNPPVLILAWSVIIGGCIQLIYQLIYLKRIDMFVLPRCKFVIYNNINGIIKVFKKMGIAIIGVSATQISLLINSVFASFLITGSVTWIYYADRLMELPIGMFAVALSIVLLPALTDAFTMNNEKDFNKLIDLGLRLCFILIIPSSLMLGMFSKILLICLFKYGAFNYFDVLMCQKNLIIYSVGLLFIITSKVLALGYYARQNVRTPVVVAILVLIFTQFMSPLFIFFLNHIGFAIAICLAAFLNFVILLYKLVRSEIYIPEPGWCSFIIRLTIVTIILGMMLSYLSNLVSLEWLIISDLRFRMAFLFIVCILVLILYLLVLFLLGFRSQEFSLHKIQK from the coding sequence ATGAATTTGTTAAAATCATTAACAATGGTTAGTATTATAACATTATTATCTAGATTGTTAGGATTTATTAGAGATAGTTTTATAGCAAAAATTTTTGGAGCAGGTGTTTATAGTGATTCTTTTTTTATAGCATTTAAATTACCAAATTTATTACGTCGTATTTTTGCAGAAGGAGCTTTTTCTCAAGCTTTTACTCCTGTATTAGCTGAATATAAAAATAAAAAAAGTATAATTGAAACTAAAGAATTTGTTTCTGCTGTATTAGGTATATTAACAATATTATTAACAATTGTTGTTTTATCCGGTATAATATTTTCTTCTTTAATTATTTCTATAATAGCACCTGGTTTTGTTACTACTAATTATAAATTAGTATTAACATCTAAAATGTTAAAAATAACTTTTCCTTATATTTTATTAGTTTCTTTATCTTCATTGGCAAGTTCTGTTTTAAACATATGGAAAAATTTTTTAGTTCCTGCATTAACGCCTATATTATTAAATATATGTATGATAATTATTATTATGTTTTTTCCATCTTATTTTAATCCTCCAGTATTAATATTAGCATGGTCTGTCATAATCGGAGGTTGTATACAACTTATTTATCAATTAATTTATTTAAAAAGAATAGATATGTTTGTATTACCACGTTGTAAATTTGTTATTTATAATAACATAAATGGTATAATAAAAGTCTTTAAAAAAATGGGTATAGCTATTATTGGTGTATCTGCAACTCAAATATCTTTATTAATTAATTCTGTTTTTGCTTCTTTTTTAATTACAGGTTCTGTTACTTGGATTTATTATGCTGATCGTTTAATGGAATTACCTATTGGTATGTTTGCTGTTGCATTAAGTATAGTATTATTACCAGCATTAACTGATGCATTTACTATGAATAATGAAAAAGATTTTAATAAATTAATAGATTTAGGTTTACGTTTATGTTTTATTTTAATAATACCAAGTTCTTTAATGTTAGGTATGTTTTCTAAAATATTATTAATTTGTTTATTTAAATATGGAGCTTTTAATTACTTTGATGTTTTAATGTGTCAAAAAAATCTTATTATTTATTCTGTGGGTTTATTATTTATAATAACATCTAAAGTTTTAGCTTTAGGATATTATGCAAGACAAAATGTTAGAACTCCTGTAGTTGTTGCAATATTAGTTTTAATTTTTACTCAATTTATGAGTCCTTTATTTATTTTTTTCTTAAATCATATTGGTTTTGCTATAGCAATATGTTTAGCTGCATTCTTAAATTTTGTTATATTACTTTATAAATTAGTACGAAGTGAAATTTATATTCCGGAGCCTGGGTGGTGCAGTTTTATTATAAGATTAACAATCGTTACTATAATTTTAGGAATGATGTTATCATATTTATCTAACTTAGTTTCTCTAGAATGGTTAATTATATCTGATTTAAGATTTCGTATGGCATTTTTATTTATTGTTTGTATATTAGTTTTAATATTATATCTATTAGTATTATTTTTATTAGGTTTTCGTTCACAAGAATTTTCATTACATAAAATACAAAAATAA
- a CDS encoding DedA family protein: MFDIDITKIINQYGYLIILIGSLLEGETCIVIGGIAAHKKLLIYHWVIIISTLGAIIGDQFLFYIGKKYSNKLLFFFKKNNFKLYKYQNLITNYPYIFIIMVRFMYGFRLIGPIIIGITKIKTFKFLIFNIIGAIIWSIIFVSLGFIFGDIITSWIKDINKITKYILYILSIILLIKIIYTFLKK, translated from the coding sequence ATGTTTGATATAGATATCACTAAAATCATTAACCAATACGGTTATTTAATAATACTTATAGGATCTCTTTTAGAAGGAGAGACATGTATTGTTATTGGAGGTATTGCAGCACATAAAAAATTATTAATTTATCATTGGGTTATAATAATTTCTACGTTAGGTGCAATTATAGGAGATCAATTTTTATTTTATATTGGTAAAAAATATAGTAATAAATTATTATTTTTTTTTAAAAAAAATAATTTTAAATTATATAAATATCAAAATTTAATTACAAATTATCCATATATATTTATTATTATGGTTAGATTTATGTATGGTTTCAGATTAATTGGACCAATCATTATTGGTATAACAAAAATAAAAACATTTAAATTTTTGATATTTAATATTATAGGAGCCATAATATGGTCTATAATTTTTGTTAGTTTAGGATTTATATTTGGTGATATTATCACTTCTTGGATCAAAGATATTAATAAAATAACAAAATATATACTATATATTTTAAGTATCATATTATTAATAAAAATAATATATACGTTTTTAAAAAAATAA
- a CDS encoding SufS family cysteine desulfurase, whose protein sequence is MNLNLIKIRKQFPILSRKVNKHNFIYFDNAATVQKPISVISKLSNFYKKNYSSVHRGTHTLSIEATNIMEKIRQQVANFINAKKSEEIIFTKGTTEGINLIANTWGVNNLFPGDNIIISEMEHHSNIIPWKIISKKIGFNIYIIPLTKNGELNFKQIDNLINQKTKLISITYISNVLGTINPINKIVKLAKSKNILTLIDGAQAVTNRIVNVQDIGCDFFVFSGHKIFGPTGIGILYGKKNILELIPPWEGGGGMISNIDCNNFPIWEKIPWKFEAGSPNIAGIIGLGAALSWFTSFNIKDIINHNKNLMLYALKKISNIPNIKLFGNYFLENRVGIISFNLNNCHPYDIGCFLDEYGIAIRTGHHCAIPIMKYYNVKSMCRISFSIYNNFEEIDIFISKLIYINNLLNK, encoded by the coding sequence ATGAATTTAAATTTAATAAAAATTAGAAAACAATTTCCTATTTTATCACGTAAAGTTAATAAACATAACTTTATTTACTTTGATAATGCTGCTACTGTACAAAAACCAATATCAGTTATTTCTAAATTGAGTAATTTTTATAAAAAAAATTATTCATCAGTGCATAGAGGAACGCATACATTAAGTATAGAAGCAACTAATATTATGGAAAAAATACGTCAACAAGTAGCTAATTTTATTAATGCAAAAAAATCAGAAGAAATAATTTTTACTAAAGGTACTACAGAAGGAATAAATTTAATTGCAAATACTTGGGGAGTAAATAATCTTTTTCCAGGAGATAATATTATTATCTCCGAAATGGAACATCATTCGAATATTATTCCATGGAAGATTATATCAAAAAAAATAGGTTTTAACATTTATATTATACCATTAACTAAAAATGGAGAATTAAATTTTAAACAAATTGATAATTTAATAAATCAAAAAACTAAATTAATATCTATTACTTATATTTCTAATGTATTAGGTACAATTAATCCAATAAATAAAATAGTAAAATTAGCTAAAAGTAAAAATATCTTAACATTAATAGATGGTGCTCAAGCAGTTACAAATAGAATAGTTAATGTACAAGATATTGGATGTGATTTTTTTGTTTTTTCTGGACATAAAATTTTTGGACCTACAGGAATTGGTATTCTTTATGGGAAAAAAAATATATTAGAATTAATACCACCTTGGGAAGGTGGAGGAGGTATGATAAGTAATATTGATTGTAATAATTTTCCTATTTGGGAAAAAATACCATGGAAATTTGAAGCAGGTTCTCCTAATATTGCAGGAATTATAGGCTTAGGTGCAGCATTATCATGGTTTACATCTTTTAATATCAAAGATATTATAAATCATAATAAAAATTTAATGTTATATGCTTTAAAAAAAATTTCTAATATACCAAATATCAAGTTATTTGGTAATTATTTTTTAGAAAATAGAGTAGGTATTATTTCTTTTAATTTAAACAATTGTCATCCTTATGATATAGGATGTTTTCTTGATGAATATGGTATTGCAATACGTACTGGACATCATTGTGCTATTCCTATAATGAAATATTATAATGTTAAATCTATGTGTAGAATATCTTTTTCTATATATAATAATTTTGAAGAAATAGATATATTTATTAGTAAATTAATCTATATAAATAATTTATTAAATAAATAA
- a CDS encoding iron-sulfur cluster assembly accessory protein, producing the protein MIFKKKLIHFSCKKYVWKGIFLTNNALLQINKIIKINFTVNSIRLILKQTGCFGFKYKIELVQNFFNDDLIFQNNNIIIYIKRTDIVFIDGTIIDFIKENFKEYFKYYNNNIIKSCGCGESFNIK; encoded by the coding sequence ATGATATTTAAAAAAAAATTAATCCATTTTTCTTGTAAAAAATATGTTTGGAAAGGAATTTTTTTAACTAATAATGCATTATTACAAATTAATAAAATAATAAAAATTAATTTTACAGTAAATAGTATTAGATTAATTTTAAAACAAACAGGTTGCTTTGGTTTTAAATATAAAATTGAATTAGTACAAAATTTTTTTAACGATGATTTAATTTTTCAAAATAATAACATTATTATATATATAAAAAGAACAGATATTGTTTTTATAGATGGAACAATTATAGATTTTATTAAAGAAAATTTTAAAGAATATTTTAAGTATTATAATAATAATATAATTAAATCTTGTGGTTGTGGAGAAAGTTTTAATATTAAATAA
- the sbcB gene encoding exodeoxyribonuclease I produces MLINNKIIKNKSNFLFYDYETFGLNPSIDRIAQFACVRTNINFDIIEKPIILYCKIPIDYFPNPESIIIHNISPQIVNTKGILECNLAKKINKIFSKYNTCIVGYNNIAFDDEFSRNLFYRNFYDPYNWYWKNNNSRWDILNLVRACCVLRPDGLNWPKINNIPVFNLEKIANINNIKLYYKSHDALSDVYATIAIAKLIKKKQLSLFNYFFKNRQKKEILKIIHLSNIKPLIYISSVYKNSNNNIGCIVPLFWSFKNKNILITFDLINDINRFINLNWQKNILNNNFLIYIKFININNSPLLLPINILKSNDIKRLNFNLIYYQKNFLNFKKYFLKIKNIIFSCLIKFYNNNMNYDINNVDTQLYKNFFGYSDLQNFKKLHKTPINKLKQFIFNDYRANELLFRYRARNFPEILNDLEKNKWNLYIKNIFNKNYILNYINQIEILLNKYKNCEEQKTILNDLLKYFKIIIKKNKI; encoded by the coding sequence ATGTTAATAAATAATAAAATTATAAAAAATAAATCAAATTTTTTATTTTATGATTATGAAACTTTTGGTTTAAATCCTTCTATAGATAGGATAGCACAATTTGCTTGTGTACGCACTAACATAAATTTTGATATTATAGAAAAACCTATTATATTATATTGTAAAATACCAATAGATTATTTTCCTAATCCAGAATCTATTATTATTCATAATATAAGTCCTCAAATTGTTAATACTAAAGGAATTCTTGAATGTAATTTAGCAAAAAAAATTAATAAAATATTTTCTAAATATAATACTTGTATTGTAGGATATAATAATATTGCATTTGATGATGAATTTAGTCGTAATTTATTTTATAGAAATTTTTATGACCCATATAATTGGTATTGGAAAAATAATAATAGTAGATGGGATATATTAAATTTAGTAAGAGCATGTTGTGTTTTAAGACCAGATGGTCTTAATTGGCCTAAAATAAATAATATTCCTGTTTTTAATCTTGAAAAAATTGCTAATATTAATAATATAAAGTTATATTATAAATCACATGATGCATTATCTGATGTGTATGCTACCATAGCTATTGCTAAATTAATTAAAAAAAAACAATTATCTCTTTTTAATTATTTTTTTAAAAATAGACAAAAAAAAGAAATATTAAAAATAATTCATTTATCTAATATAAAACCTTTAATTTATATTAGTAGTGTATATAAAAATTCAAATAATAATATAGGATGTATTGTTCCCTTATTTTGGTCTTTTAAAAATAAAAATATATTAATTACTTTTGATTTAATCAATGATATAAATAGATTTATTAATTTAAATTGGCAAAAAAATATTTTAAATAATAATTTTTTAATTTATATAAAATTTATAAATATAAATAATTCTCCTCTATTATTACCAATAAATATATTAAAATCTAATGATATTAAACGTTTAAATTTTAATTTAATTTATTATCAAAAAAATTTTTTAAATTTTAAAAAATATTTTTTAAAAATTAAAAATATTATTTTTTCTTGTTTAATTAAATTTTATAATAATAATATGAATTATGATATTAACAATGTAGATACTCAATTATATAAAAATTTTTTTGGATATTCAGATTTACAAAATTTTAAAAAACTTCATAAAACACCTATTAATAAATTAAAACAATTTATTTTTAATGACTATAGAGCTAATGAATTATTATTCAGATATAGAGCTAGAAATTTTCCAGAAATTTTAAATGATTTAGAAAAAAATAAATGGAATTTATATATTAAAAATATTTTTAATAAAAATTATATTTTAAACTATATTAATCAAATAGAAATTTTATTAAATAAATATAAAAATTGTGAAGAACAAAAAACTATTCTAAATGATTTATTAAAATATTTCAAAATTATTATAAAAAAAAATAAAATTTAA
- the ribA gene encoding GTP cyclohydrolase II yields MNLKEISRAKLPTIWGEFIIIGFEEISTGNSHIALIYGMKKIYKTPIILTRIHSECLTGDSLFSLRCDCGFQLKSSLIQISKANCGILIYHRQEGRNIGLLNKIKAYNYQDKGLDTVEANHKLGFAADERDYTSCANILKTLGILKIKLLTNNPNKINILRKIGINVVSRIPLIVGYNSKNNKYLNTKAIKMGHIFK; encoded by the coding sequence ATGAATTTAAAAGAAATATCAAGAGCAAAATTACCAACTATATGGGGAGAGTTTATTATAATAGGATTTGAAGAAATCTCTACTGGAAATAGTCATATTGCTTTAATTTATGGAATGAAAAAGATTTATAAAACACCAATTATTTTAACAAGAATTCATTCTGAATGTTTAACTGGAGATTCTTTATTTAGTTTACGTTGTGATTGTGGTTTTCAATTAAAATCTTCTTTAATACAAATTTCTAAAGCAAATTGTGGAATATTAATTTATCATAGACAAGAAGGTAGAAATATAGGTTTATTAAATAAAATTAAAGCTTATAATTATCAAGATAAAGGATTAGATACTGTAGAAGCAAATCATAAATTAGGTTTTGCTGCAGATGAAAGAGATTATACTTCATGTGCAAATATATTAAAAACATTAGGTATTTTAAAAATAAAATTATTAACTAATAATCCTAATAAAATTAATATTTTAAGAAAAATTGGCATTAATGTGGTTAGTCGTATTCCATTAATTGTAGGATATAATTCAAAAAATAATAAATATTTAAATACTAAAGCTATAAAAATGGGTCATATATTTAAATAA
- the sufC gene encoding Fe-S cluster assembly ATPase SufC, with protein MLKIKDLHVHINNKVILDKFNLTINSGEIHAIMGPNGSGKSTLSFILVGKKEYIISKGNIYFKKKNLLNMAPEIRAREGIFASFQYPPEIPGVTNNLFLYTSLNEIRKYNGLSVLDRFDFQDLIQKNIKILGIKEDFLQRFVNVGFSGGEKKINDILQMLILKPKLCILDEIDSGLDIDALKKVSNIINIMRSKNRSFIIITHYRRILDYVKPDYVHILYNNKIVKSSDFMLVKQLEDQGYGWLNK; from the coding sequence ATGTTAAAAATAAAAGATTTACATGTTCATATAAATAATAAAGTAATATTAGATAAATTTAATTTAACAATTAATTCTGGAGAAATTCATGCTATAATGGGTCCTAATGGTTCAGGTAAAAGTACTTTATCATTTATTTTAGTAGGAAAAAAAGAGTATATTATTTCTAAAGGAAATATATATTTTAAAAAAAAAAATTTATTAAATATGGCTCCTGAAATAAGAGCAAGAGAAGGTATTTTTGCTTCGTTTCAATATCCTCCTGAAATACCTGGTGTTACTAATAATTTATTTTTATATACATCATTAAATGAAATAAGAAAATATAATGGGTTATCTGTATTAGATAGATTTGATTTTCAAGATTTAATTCAAAAAAACATAAAAATATTAGGTATAAAAGAAGATTTTCTTCAACGATTTGTAAATGTTGGTTTTTCTGGAGGAGAAAAAAAAATTAATGATATATTACAAATGTTAATTTTAAAACCAAAATTATGTATTTTAGATGAAATTGATTCAGGATTAGATATTGATGCATTAAAAAAAGTTTCAAATATAATAAATATTATGAGATCTAAGAATAGGTCATTTATTATTATTACACATTATCGTCGTATTCTAGATTATGTTAAACCAGATTATGTACATATACTTTATAATAACAAAATTGTTAAATCTAGTGACTTTATGCTAGTAAAACAATTAGAGGATCAAGGTTATGGCTGGCTTAATAAATAA
- a CDS encoding SufE family protein has protein sequence MVINILPNQNILKANFKRCNNWEERYLYIIELGHKISILSPKHHSLKNLIHGCQSQVWITLKIDFSNNYVLFKGYSDSSIVQGLLAIIFIFYNNKTYNKIINFDIQSCFKQLSLDKYLSLSRLQGIEIIINTIKKKLIKLTNK, from the coding sequence ATGGTTATAAATATATTACCTAATCAAAATATATTAAAAGCTAACTTTAAACGTTGTAATAATTGGGAAGAACGTTATTTATATATAATTGAATTAGGACACAAAATTTCTATTTTATCACCAAAACATCATTCTTTGAAAAATTTAATTCATGGTTGTCAAAGTCAAGTTTGGATTACATTAAAAATTGATTTTAGTAATAATTATGTATTATTTAAAGGATATAGTGATTCTTCTATAGTACAAGGTTTATTAGCTATTATTTTTATATTTTATAATAATAAAACTTATAATAAAATTATTAACTTTGATATTCAATCATGTTTTAAACAATTATCTTTAGATAAATATTTATCTTTATCTAGATTACAAGGAATAGAAATTATTATAAATACTATAAAAAAAAAATTAATAAAATTAACTAATAAATAA
- a CDS encoding SufD family Fe-S cluster assembly protein — protein sequence MAGLINNNLLKQLNNIYQLHKKKYFSEQSENHWLKLKKLLNNQQYIKKNTYYNIINNQLFKIPLTKPLFKKDLTNIIFKLDGIFLYFINGKLNQNISDINNIWYKITINKFNNLKNKNNFIKHNIFTHLSESLSKEIVFIDINLNNINNIKPLYLIYINIGNNSNNFFYMSNYRNYIHIKKRQSITIFEHYININQSYFSNIYTTLIVDNNVSLTHYKLITGDEKNYYFNNNEYFIKNNSYIKKYDFLMSNKIIYQNNNFQFNGNNSKLEYKSLSLLKGNNISYIKSYLEHNKKYCYSNQLFKAIVSDNSIINFKGLLKINPLAIQTDGKMNYSGLLLNKSSEMNVKPELDIYNNDVKCKHGVFSGKIDNNQLFFLRTRGIDFKKSQNILLFAFVVDFIQNLCDDDFKKKICNYLSNYFSKENIFNEFKFNKN from the coding sequence ATGGCTGGCTTAATAAATAATAATTTATTAAAACAATTAAATAATATATATCAATTACATAAAAAAAAATATTTTTCAGAACAATCAGAAAATCATTGGTTAAAATTAAAAAAATTATTAAATAATCAACAATATATAAAAAAAAATACATATTATAATATTATAAATAATCAATTATTTAAAATTCCTTTAACTAAACCATTATTTAAAAAAGATTTAACAAATATTATTTTTAAATTAGATGGTATTTTTTTATATTTTATTAATGGAAAATTAAATCAAAATATAAGTGATATAAATAATATTTGGTATAAAATAACTATTAATAAATTTAATAATTTAAAAAATAAAAATAATTTTATTAAACATAATATTTTTACTCATTTATCAGAATCTTTATCTAAAGAAATTGTTTTTATTGATATAAACTTAAATAATATCAATAATATAAAACCACTTTATTTAATATATATTAATATAGGAAATAATAGTAATAATTTTTTTTATATGTCAAATTATAGAAATTATATACATATTAAAAAAAGGCAATCTATTACAATATTTGAACATTATATTAATATAAATCAATCTTATTTTAGTAATATTTATACAACTTTAATTGTAGATAATAATGTTAGTTTAACTCATTATAAATTAATTACTGGAGATGAAAAAAATTATTATTTTAATAATAATGAGTATTTTATTAAAAATAACAGTTATATTAAAAAATATGATTTTTTAATGTCAAATAAAATTATATATCAAAATAATAATTTTCAATTTAATGGAAATAATTCTAAACTAGAATATAAAAGTTTATCTTTATTAAAAGGAAATAATATTTCTTATATTAAAAGTTATTTAGAACATAATAAAAAATATTGTTATAGTAATCAACTTTTTAAAGCAATAGTTTCTGATAACTCTATTATAAATTTTAAAGGATTATTAAAGATTAATCCATTAGCTATACAAACAGATGGTAAAATGAATTATAGTGGATTATTACTTAATAAATCTTCAGAAATGAATGTTAAACCAGAATTAGATATTTATAATAATGATGTAAAATGTAAACATGGTGTTTTTTCTGGTAAAATAGATAATAATCAATTATTTTTTTTAAGAACAAGAGGTATAGATTTTAAAAAATCACAAAATATACTTCTTTTTGCATTCGTAGTTGACTTTATTCAAAATCTTTGTGATGATGATTTTAAAAAAAAAATATGTAATTATTTATCAAATTATTTCTCTAAAGAGAATATTTTTAATGAATTTAAATTTAATAAAAATTAG
- the sufB gene encoding Fe-S cluster assembly protein SufB: protein MKNNIKNKIRYFNKKKTIYKEGFSTNLKNEQFTPGINENIIKKISQIRNEPKWMLDFRLKGYYFWINNKEPHWLNGHFDKLNYQNYIYYSAPLSDINHDKLNTTFNFNKNKYFTNAVSDTFNKLNIPINNKNIAIDAIFDSVSVITTHKDKLLKKGIIFCSLNDAIQNYPDLVKKYLGSVVPANDNFFASLNAAVASDGTFIYIPKNVHCPIELSTYFRINEKNIGQFERTILIADENSSVNYIEGCSAPIRHNYQLHAAVVEVILLKNAKVKYSTVQNWFSGNKHSGGILNFVTKRAICKGKYSKMSWTQSETGSAITWKYPSVILQGDYSIGEFFSISLTNGYQQADTGTKMIHIGKHTKSTIISKSISTENSKNTYRSLVKINKKSDYSRNFTQCDSILIGSKCSTHTYPNLNIANHTSQVEHEATTSKIGEDQIFFCLQRGISIENAVSIIINGFCKDIFIKFPLEFAIEAQKLLSVNLEKSIG, encoded by the coding sequence ATGAAAAATAATATAAAAAATAAAATTAGATATTTTAATAAAAAAAAAACTATTTATAAAGAAGGATTTTCTACAAATTTAAAAAATGAACAATTTACTCCAGGAATAAATGAAAACATAATAAAAAAGATATCTCAAATACGTAATGAACCTAAATGGATGTTAGATTTTAGATTAAAAGGATATTATTTTTGGATAAATAATAAAGAACCACATTGGTTAAATGGACATTTTGATAAATTAAATTATCAAAATTATATTTATTATTCCGCACCTTTATCTGATATTAATCATGATAAATTAAATACTACTTTTAATTTTAATAAAAATAAATATTTTACAAATGCTGTATCAGATACTTTTAATAAATTAAATATTCCTATTAATAATAAAAATATAGCAATTGATGCTATTTTCGATTCTGTATCTGTTATTACAACTCATAAAGATAAATTATTAAAAAAAGGAATAATTTTTTGTTCTTTAAATGATGCTATACAAAATTATCCCGATTTAGTTAAAAAATATTTAGGTTCTGTTGTTCCTGCAAATGATAATTTTTTTGCATCTTTAAACGCAGCTGTAGCTTCCGATGGAACATTTATATATATACCAAAAAATGTACATTGTCCTATAGAATTATCAACTTATTTTCGTATAAATGAAAAGAATATTGGACAATTTGAACGTACAATTTTAATTGCAGATGAAAATAGCAGTGTAAATTATATAGAAGGATGTTCTGCTCCTATAAGACATAATTATCAATTACATGCTGCTGTTGTAGAAGTAATATTATTAAAAAATGCTAAAGTAAAATATTCTACAGTACAAAATTGGTTTTCAGGAAATAAGCATTCAGGAGGTATCTTAAATTTTGTTACTAAAAGAGCAATATGTAAAGGAAAATATAGTAAAATGTCATGGACTCAATCAGAAACAGGATCTGCTATTACATGGAAATATCCTAGTGTGATTTTACAAGGAGATTATTCTATTGGTGAATTTTTTTCAATTTCATTAACAAATGGTTATCAACAAGCTGATACTGGAACAAAAATGATTCATATAGGTAAACATACAAAATCAACAATTATATCTAAAAGTATTTCTACTGAAAATAGTAAAAATACTTATAGAAGTTTAGTAAAAATTAATAAAAAATCAGATTATTCTCGTAATTTTACTCAATGTGATTCAATTTTAATTGGTTCAAAATGTAGTACTCATACATATCCTAATTTAAATATTGCTAATCATACTTCACAAGTTGAACATGAAGCTACAACTTCTAAAATAGGAGAAGATCAAATATTTTTTTGTCTACAAAGGGGTATTAGCATAGAAAATGCTGTTTCTATTATTATTAATGGATTTTGTAAAGATATTTTTATTAAATTTCCTTTAGAATTTGCTATAGAAGCACAAAAATTATTATCAGTTAACTTGGAAAAAAGTATTGGTTAA